The following are encoded in a window of Drosophila simulans strain w501 chromosome 3L, Prin_Dsim_3.1, whole genome shotgun sequence genomic DNA:
- the LOC6737299 gene encoding zinc transporter foi: MARHIMAVCVVCLLCAHRLHCQDHIESLLGPALVTTHNSQEQLNARVYTNLSPSSETTERRQQRSASGDDDTINYSISPPSRREKRHAGHEHGSTSESRVPQITQYYLEKLMAQDELMNSSGFDGLLQQLSLHSLASGASEGTCVPASRLVHHVQPHDHHHAHHDEDEDHSLQLNNCTLIQNGTTSNVICPSLPNNNTHQLGKEAKNFTLSDKDLLHLCPILLYELKAQSGGCIEPAVLSDIDTTEELLEAEKDKDIFYVWIYAFISVFACGILGLVGVAIIPFMGSRYYKYIIQYLVALAVGTMTGDALLHLLPHSLAGQDERGMIMKGLGCLGGIIFFYVMEHALTMISEWRKSVEKKETKKPSRAKVMRDPDSSVNNSVAGDKICKQKYSSYPYCYDEITMNNKQSEWMHLPGDAAAGAGGDAPSVAELRNGVGDHDGSNDMAAAAESLLSTLHTNCVEMNHHNHNHKHNSHQQNHEGQDSNTIVTDLDGNAVYAANNAKDKDGRNDHVTVILREHESSHHGHSHRHGHVHSPPETLSAVAWMIIMGDGLHNFTDGMAIGAAFAENIAGGFSTSLAVFCHELPHELGDFAILIKAGMSVKSAVYYNLLTGVLSFIGMIFGIAFGQSQDVAQWMFAVAAGLFIYIALVDMMPEISASHKSLGQFLLQILGMLSGVGIMLLIALYEGDLMSAFGTTGAASHQHAH, encoded by the exons ATGGCGCGTCACATAATGGCCGTTTGCGTGGTGTGCCTACTCTGTGCACACCGCCTGCACTGTCAGGATCACATCGAGAGTCTGCTGGGCCCGGCGCTGGTCACGACCCACAacagccaggagcagctgaatGCCCGCGTCTACACGAACCTGAGTCCCTCCAGTGAAACCACCGAACGGCGACAGCAGCGATCCGCTTCTGGCGACGACGACACCATCAACTACAGCATCAGCCCTCCATCGAGAAGAGAAAAGCGCCATGCTGGCCATGAGCATGGCTCCACATCCGAATCCCGCGTCCCGCAGATCACCCAGTACTATCTCGAGAAGCTAATGGCCCAGGATGAGCTGATGAACAGCAGCGGATTCGATGGCCTACTCCAGCAGCTCAGCCTCCACTCGTTGGCCAGTGGGGCAAGTGAGGGAACT TGCGTTCCTGCTAGTCGCCTTGTGCATCATGTCCAGCCCCACGATCATCACCATGCTCATCATGACGAAGATGAGGATCACAGTCTGCAGCTGAACAACTGCACGCTTATCCAGAATGGCACCACCTCCAACGTCATATGCCCATCCCtgcccaacaacaacacacatcAACTCGGCAAAGAGGCCAAGAACTTTACGCTGAGCGATAAGGACTTGCTACATCTGTGTCCGATTCTCCTATATGAGCTGAAAGCCCAGAGCGGCGGCTGCATAGAACCTGCTGTCTTGTCGGACATTGATACCACTGAAGAGCTGCTGGAAGCAGAGAAGGACAAGGATATATTCTATG TATGGATCTATGCTTTTATTTCTGTGTTTGCCTGCGGCATCCTCGGCTTGGTAGGCGTGGCCATCATACCGTTTATGGGTTCCAGGTATTACAAGTACATCATTCAATATCTGGTAGCGCTAGCCGTGGGTACGATGACCGGCGATGCCCTGCTGCACTTGCTGCCTCAT TCTCTTGCAGGCCAGGATGAGCGGGGGATGATCATGAAAGGACTGGGGTGCCTGGGTGGCATAATCTTCTTTTACGTGATGGAGCATGCGCTGACCATGATCTCCGAGTGGCGCAAGAGCGTGGAGAAGAAGGAGACAAAGAAACCATCGCGGGCAAAGGTGATGCGGGATCCCGACTCGTCGGTAAACAATTCCGTGGCCGGCGACAAGATCTGCAAGCAAAAGTATAGCTCCTATCCATATTGCTACGACGAGATCACCATGAACAACAAGCAGAGCGAGTGGATGCACTTGCCCGGCGATGCAGCGGCGGGCGCTGGCGGAGATGCTCCTTCAGTAGCGGAGCTACGTAACGGTGTGGGCGATCATGATGGATCCAATGACATGGCCGCCGCTGCAGAATCCCTATTATCAACGCTGCACACGAACTGCGTGGAAATGAATCACCATAATCACAACCACAAGCACAATAGCCACCAGCAGAATCATGAGGGCCAGGATAGCAACACAATTGTCACGGATCTGGACGGAAACGCCGTGTACGCAGCAAACAATGCAAAGGATAAGGACGGCCGGAACGATCATGTAACTGTGATCCTGCGGGAGCACGAGTCCTCGCATCACGGTCACAGTCATCGCCATGGACACGTCCATTCGCCGCCGGAAACGCTGAGCGCCGTGGCCTGGATGATTATCATGGGTGACGGTCTGCACAATTTTACGGATGGCATGGCCATTGGTGCAGCCTTTGCGGAAAACATTGCCGGCGGCTTTTCCACGTCGCTGGCTGTCTTCTGCCACGAGTTGCCACACGAGCTGGGTGACTTTGCCATCCTAATAAAAGCAGGCATGTCGGTGAAGTCGGCCGTCTACTACAACCTGTTGACGGGTGTCCTGAGTTTCATCGGCATGATCTTTGGCATTGCCTTTGGTCAATCGCAGGATGTGGCCCAGTGGATGTTTGCCGTGGCTGCGGGTCTGTTCATCTACATTGCCCTAGTCGATATG ATGCCAGAGATCTCGGCCTCGCACAAATCACTGGGCCAGTTCCTGTTGCAGATTCTCGGCATGCTCAGCGGAGTGGGGATAATGCTATTGATTGCCCTTTACGAGGGCGATCTGATGAGCGCGTTCGGCACAACGGGAGCCGCATCACACCAGCACGCGCACTAA
- the LOC6737300 gene encoding protein ERGIC-53 — protein sequence MRPTFLAILCFLAWNPSSEATGNLSPGAVGVHRRFEYKYSFKPPYLAQKDGTVPFWEYGGNAIASSESVRVAPSLRSQKGAIWTKSQTNFDWWDVEIVFRVTGRGRIGADGLAFWYTTEKGDYNGPVFGSSDRWNGLAIMFDSFDNDNKHNNPYISAVLNDGTKLYDHANDGTTQLLSGCLRDFRNKPFPTRARIEYYNNVLTVMIHNGMSNNNDDYELCLRADGVNLPKNGYFGISAATGGLADDHDVFHFLTTSLHAAGQVQEQPKVDNQEKLTQEYKEYQDKLEKQKQEYKKDHPDEHKDEEDWEEFYESENQRELRQIWQGQSQIADHLRELSRKVDEIIGRQETTLSLVSRNAGQALPPPAAGGVPQQQLPVGAVSRSDVDLLLTNQNMLLSSIREIRQLVGDINVRTDNIQTNQKHAPTAQIQSTGYDVQTLIAEMRDGMNQVKQGITHVGQRLGAPQGAAQVANCPTGNCVGVTLFLSVTVVQLLLVFIYNVFKNRSEAQAKKFY from the exons ATGCGGCCCACATTCCTGGCCATTTTGTGCTTCCTGGCGTGGAATCCCAGCTCCGAGGCGACCGGCAATCTGAGTCCTGGAGCCGTGGGCGTGCACCGTCGCTTCGAGTACAAGTACTCGTTCAAGCCGCCGTATTTGGCACAGAAAGACGGCACCGTGCCGTTTTGGGAGTACGGGGGAA ATGCCATCGCCAGTTCGGAAAGTGTGCGCGTGGCGCCATCGCTGCGCTCACAGAAGGGTGCCATCTGGACAAAGTCGCAGACGAACTTCGACTGGTGGGACGTGGAGATCGTGTTCCGGGTGACGGGACGTGGCAGGATCGGAGCCGATGGATTGGCCTTCTGGTACACCACGGAAAAGGGTGACTACAATGGTCCTGTGTTCGGATCCTCCGACCGCTGGAATGGTCTGGCCATCATGTTCGATTCCTTCGACAATGACAACAAGCACAACAATCCCTACATCAGTGCCGTGCTCAATGATGGCACCAAGCTGTATGACCATGCCAATGATGGAACCACTCAGCTTCTGAGCGGTTGTCTCAGGGATTTCCGTAACAAGCCCTTCCCTACCCGGGCGCGAATCGAGTACTACAACAACGTGCTTACCGTCATGATCCACAACGGAATGTCCAACAACAACGATGACTACGAGCTGTGTCTGAGAGCGGATGGTGTTAATCTGCCCAAGAACGGCTACTTTGGAATTTCCGCCGCCACGGGCGGTCTGGCCGATGACCACGATGTATTCCATTTCCTGACCACGTCGTTGCATGCCGCTGGACAAGTTCAGGAGCAGCCCAAGGTGGACAACCAGGAGAAGCTTACGCAAGAGTACAAGGAATACCAGGATAAACTGGAGAAACAGAAGCAGGAGTACAAGAAGGACCATCCCGACGAG CACAAAGACGAGGAGGACTGGGAGGAGTTCTACGAGTCGGAGAACCAGCGTGAGCTGCGTCAGATCTGGCAGGGTCAGAGCCAAATTGCCGATCACCTACGCGAGCTTTCCCGCAAAGTGGATGAGATTATTGGCCGCCAGGAGACCACGCTGTCGCTAGTCTCACGTAATGCTGGACAGGCTCTGCCTCCGCCCGCCGCCGGCGGAGTgccacagcaacagctgcCCGTTGGCGCTGTCAGCAGGAGCGATGTCGATCTTCTGCTCACTAATCAGAACATGCTGCTCAGCTCCATCCGCGAGATTCGTCAACTGGTTGGCGATATCAATGTGCGCACTGATAACATTCAAACGAATCAGAAGCATGCGCCCACAGCACAAATCCAATCCACCGGCTATGATGTACAAACGCTCATCGCCGAGATGCGCGATGGCATGAATCAGGTCAAGCAGGGCATCACCCACGTGGGCCAAAG ATTGGGAGCGCCACAGGGAGCAGCTCAAGTGGCCAATTGTCCCACGGGCAATTGCGTTGGAGTCACATTGTTCCTAAGCGTAACTGTTGTGCAACTGCTGCTAGTCTTCATCTACAACGTATTCAA AAACCGCAGCGAAGCACAGGCGAAAAAGTTCTATTAG